The genomic interval CTGTCGCCAGGCAAACTCTCACCACCTGGCCACAGTGCTGCCCTGGGAAGAAAAGTCGGGCTATAGGGAACAGCCCACCTTGGAAATTGATCACTGCCGTCTATCACCAGCACCTCCAGGTTTTCATCACCTGTCCTGTGTGGGTGGAGCTGTCGCTCCAGGCTTGCTCGCCACCTTGAAATCTGAGGTCATGACTCCGGAATTCTGCCTACTCTGGTTATCCCAGCTCGCTCTCAATTCTGTCCTGCTCCCCTTCATTTCATAACAAAGAGCTTGTGTTACTGCCACCatatgggggttgggggttcaCTGCTGGTTTGTGAGATGTGCAAGGACTCCTATTGTGAGATGCACAGGTGGCAGCAGATCTTGGTCTGGGGTCAGACCACAGAACTGGGAGTCCGGAGTCCTGGGTTTTGTTCCTCACACTGCCacgtgggaccttgggcaagtgattttattgctctgtgccttggtttccccatatgtaaaatgcatAGAGGAAGAGGGTTTAATGGTGCTGACCAACCTTTggaaagcgctttgagatctttaGTGGGGCATGGTGCTAATGTGCAGTGCTGCTCTGTGCAAGGCACCCCACCAGaccttgtggggggagggaagaatggCCCTCCCTGTGGGCTGCCTGTAAGGAGGGTTTTATTAATCCCTCAGGGACTCACTCCCCTCTCGCTGAGGAGGCTGGTGACCTGCGGAGGGGCAATGAGTTCCCAGTGTCTCCGTGGGGCCGAGCTCCTCCATTTCACCCCATCATGCCTAGCGTCCCAGGCCCCAGTTCTCTGGTGCCTCCTCTGCAAAAACAGCAGCACCAGCTTCTCTCTGATCAGCTCCATGCTGGCCTGTGCAGTGTGAGGCAGGTGGCACGGGATTCCCACCCCTGCACACATAGGCAGGACACTAGAGCATTTCCTGAGTTTATCCCACATCCTGGCCTTTGCTGGTCCCTCTCTCGGTTCTGCTCTCCCATGTCCTGGTGCCCATATCTCCTCTGGGCAGGGAAGAACAAGGGCCAGGCAGCCAGCTCTGCATTGCAGTGTGGGACTGTGCTGATGTTGTAATAAACCAGTCCCCGGAGACCCCTGGgattctcactattaaaaatcccTCTCTCTCCTTGATGCTGGAACACATCCCTGTTGCCACAGAAGCCCCTGCCCATGCTGTGGTTATGCATGAACATGCCATATCTCCAAGTTCTGCACACAGGCAGCCTCATCCCACAAGCAGCGTTTCGGGCTTGTCCTTTTGTTCATCTGAACCTCTTCAGCTAGTTTCCTCTCTCCTGGTGGCAGCCTTGAACCCATGGTTTGTGGAGCTGTATAGGCTCCTGCAGGCACTCCCCTCACATAGCTGGCTTCCTTGCCGGGGCACCTTCTCCAGTGTCAGTGGCCTGGGGCACAGATTGAATCCCTTACCTCTCCCCCTCTCCACATCTATGCAAGTTGGGCTTCCCACACTTTAAAGGGGGGCTTGCCAGAGCCGCAGACCCCCAAACCATTGCTAATACTACTGGTGAATGCTTAAGAGCGGTGGACCACACTGTGGAAGGGAATAGATCTATCCCATCTATTTTTCATGGTCAGCCTTTAATTCAACAGCAGAACTTCCTTCTTTAGAGACCAAGGCCTAGATTCTCAcaggtagttaggtgcctaactcccattgattccaatggaagttaggagcctaaattcctttgagcATCTGGGCCCAAGTCCTGTCATAAGGACCAATGTCTAAGGGTGATTGAATGGGAACTTCTGCTGTTTGTATCAAATCCTTTCTACAGTGGTGAACTGTGGTCCTGTTGTCCCAGGGAAGGAACTGGCAGAGAGGAGACAGAGAGTAGTTAGTCTGTAagcattttatttcttattgcaCAGAAGCAATTGAAAGTGGACTTGAGTTTGTATAGTGcacttcttatttctttgtgTGTTTCTGCAACTAGTGTCTATCCTGCTTCCCTTTAAGTCAACCACAGATAGTGCCGTCTACAAAAGgaggatttcaataatttccatttgtaaaatgaaaagGCATTTACAACTCTGAGTTTCCTACCTTACTGTACTTCTCCGCAGCGTAACAGAGCTCTAACTGTTACATTCTTTATTGCATTTGTCCATCTATTGCACATATAGTAAATAAATGCACTTATTTGGAAAAggggcagggttttttttataattcAAGTGTTTAAATGTGGCAATCTGCGTGTATCACATTTTGCTATTGAAGCTATCATAACATAACATCATTGGTGGAGGCTCGGGTACTGGGTTTTGATTTCTTTCACATAAACATATTGCTAACGTGAGCTCCAGCTCGGAGGCGGGAGGGCACCCACCATCTAAGCAAAATCTCTTCttgtgaaaacaaaaatataactgaCCACCTGGCAGGGAGAGCCTCCGAGTTCTCTTTGGTGGCCCATCTCCTCGCACATCCCAGCCTCCGCTCTTCACTTCTCGCCTTTGTTGTCGGCAGCAGCAGCTTTCTCTGTGGGTTTGCCTTCTtttgggtctgtgctggaggacTTCTCCACTTTCTCTGCCTTGGGCTTGGTAGCCTTTGGCGTGTCTTTGGGTGCCTCTGCCTTGGGGATCTCCTTGGTGTCTTTGCTGGGTTCTGTCTTGGCAGCCTTTGACTCTTCTTTGGGTTTAGCCTCAGCTTTGGGTTTCTCCTCTTGGTCCGTTTTGGGCTCAGCCTTCTCCTTTTTAGgttcttccttcttttcttcAGCCTTCGATTTCTCTGCTGGTTTGCTGGGCTCCTTGGCCTTGGCTTCCTTTTCCTGAGGTTtaggctcaggcttctgcttaGCAGCTTTCTCCTCCGTCTTCTCTTCTTTGGGTTTTGGTGCTGCTTTGGCAGGCTCCTTCTCCTTCACCTCTTTCCCTTCAGCCTTTACAGCTTCCTTTTTCTTCTCctcgggggcagggggctcaggcttGGCAGCTTTTTTCTTGTCATCTTCTTTgggcttctcctcctctttcttctcttctagCTTAGGCTCAGGTTTGTGAGTCTCCTTCGCTGGGATTTCCTTTTTCGGCCCCTCCTCTTTCttgctgtcttccttctcctccacttTTGGTTTGGCTGGGGctttctcctctttctctttcGGCATCTCTTCTTTTACAGGCACCTTGGTTTCTTTTTGGGGTGATTTGACCAATTCCTTTTTGGGGGTTGCTTCTTTCTCTGGAGGCTTGGCCTCACCCTTCACAGGGGGCTTGACCTTCTCTGGAGACTTGGCTTCTGGGGACTTGGCTTCCTCTTTGGTGGGGGATGCAGGCTTCTCTGGAGACTTGGCTTCTGGGGACTTGGCTTCCTCTTTGGTGGGGGATGCAGGCTTCTCTGGAGACTTGGCTTCTGGGGACTTGGCTTCCTCTTTGGTGGGGGATGCAGGCTTCTCTGGAGATTTGGCTTCTGGGGACTTGGCTTCCTCCTTCATTGGGGACCTGGCCTTCTTTGGAGACTTTGCCTCCTCCTTTTCTGGGGACTTGGgcttttcttcttcaccttcCACTTCTTCCTCAggttcttccttctcttcctcctttgcttcagcttcttcctcaccctcctctCCAGCTTCCTCTTTCTTCTCGGCCTCCTCTTCCTCCGTTACCTCTTCAGTCACCTGGATTTCTTCTGTCTGCTTCTCCACAATTACCGTTTCCTTATCGGACTTCTCCACCACTTTGACTTTCTCCTCACGTTTCACCTTCATGTGGGTGGAAATGCTGGGGGGTTTAGGGGGTgtctcagggaaggggaaaggtCCAAGTCCAAACCCGATGCGACATTCCTCTCCTTCCAACAGCTTTCTGTGGagggtgagagagacagaggaagGATGTCAGAGTCCACTTTGCAGCTCTGACAATGTTACTGGTAAATCTTAATTTTGCTTTTGTGAACACTTGGGTCTGACCcaagcccactgaactcaatgggagtctttcagttCAGCGCAATGGGTTTTGCACCAGGCCCTAAGGACTCCCTTGGGGGCCTGGTTTCTGTTTGACATTCACCCCTCCAGCTCCTTGGAGGGGGGCGTATTTTGCTGTTCACGGTATTTTCCCCAGGGGGGCTGGGGCGACCAGCTGTCCATACAAGCTGTAAGATTTCATCCCCTTGCCTCCGTGTGCGTGCTGTAGTTGGGGATAGGCCAAGGAGCCAGGCACAACCTGGGGCCTGAGCAGCTTGTTGCTTAAGCTATTGGTTCCCCTCCTGCCCTAGGGCAGGGCCATCTGCGTACTCAAGTCTattctacactgcagctgggagatgtaATTCCCAGTTCGGGCAGACATCATATCTACTAGCTGTGCTCATGCTAGCAAGTTAAACAGCAGAATGGATGCAGCGGCACAGGCAGGGGCTTGAGCTAGTCATCCAAATGCAACCGCATCGG from Malaclemys terrapin pileata isolate rMalTer1 chromosome 16, rMalTer1.hap1, whole genome shotgun sequence carries:
- the NEFH gene encoding neurofilament heavy polypeptide — protein: MLSYSVDALFGASPLRKESARSGSRSLASSGFHSQSWSRGSTAASPLRRSAGGYSQLGSSAESLESLNGELRGRSEKEVLQALNERFAGYIDKVRQLEGRNRQLEGEAAALRQQQAGRSALGELYEREIGEMRGAVVRLGSEKGQLQLELERLEEDIQHLRQRLDDEARQREEAEAAARALGRYTEESSLAKGELEKKAQALQDEALFLRRIHEEEVSDLLLQIQASQASLEFRDTAKPDVTSALKEIRAQLEGHAVQHTLQSEEWFRVRLDKLSEAAKVNTDAIRSAQEEISEYRRQLQSKVTEFEALKGTKESLERQRADIEDRHHANVLSYQETIQQLDTELRNTKWEMAAQLREYQDLLNVKMALDIEIAAYRKLLEGEECRIGFGLGPFPFPETPPKPPSISTHMKVKREEKVKVVEKSDKETVIVEKQTEEIQVTEEVTEEEEAEKKEEAGEEGEEEAEAKEEEKEEPEEEVEGEEEKPKSPEKEEAKSPKKARSPMKEEAKSPEAKSPEKPASPTKEEAKSPEAKSPEKPASPTKEEAKSPEAKSPEKPASPTKEEAKSPEAKSPEKVKPPVKGEAKPPEKEATPKKELVKSPQKETKVPVKEEMPKEKEEKAPAKPKVEEKEDSKKEEGPKKEIPAKETHKPEPKLEEKKEEEKPKEDDKKKAAKPEPPAPEEKKKEAVKAEGKEVKEKEPAKAAPKPKEEKTEEKAAKQKPEPKPQEKEAKAKEPSKPAEKSKAEEKKEEPKKEKAEPKTDQEEKPKAEAKPKEESKAAKTEPSKDTKEIPKAEAPKDTPKATKPKAEKVEKSSSTDPKEGKPTEKAAAADNKGEK